One genomic window of Micropterus dolomieu isolate WLL.071019.BEF.003 ecotype Adirondacks linkage group LG06, ASM2129224v1, whole genome shotgun sequence includes the following:
- the mtf2 gene encoding metal-response element-binding transcription factor 2 isoform X2 — MRDSGVVDHLSVHHRAHPLRQQQAVPLSPTSLSARGEYGEDDMSDRFTEGQDVLARWSDGLFYLGTITKIDRDKQRCFVVFEDRSKSWVLWKDIQTGDEDDEDDEDDDIVCSICQDETSDEPNEIVICDKCGQGYHQLCHSPIIDASVIDSDDKWLCSECELTSIPKRGGAHRRGVSAKGFLQHEQQHMELHLSFPYCLDTLAWDQGHKTNTQQCYCYCGGPGDWYLKMLQCNRCQQWFHEACLHCLQMPMLYGDRFYLFICSVCNGGPEYLSRLPLRWGDVAHLSLYNLSVIHKKKYFDSEMELMTYINENWQLLQLGELANTPRSERYDRVLEALNNNSSMFMSGKEVKKKKHLFGLRIRFPPAPPNSDEPVSIVMERASHEITIKGCKSTKGISGMRSCSTLTNGTDKKKKKKKKKKRKQGAHSLETLAKPQRSSHLLSQEIRKPLPLEPHTLDHLTSIKSDRSLLSSDVESIGALSTTETTSTSISRQSSLCSSTKKRTTACIMPVSSPPLKRKRGRPRRALQPPNPEIPPPSHADPNPSAMEVMSPLPGLHSTHIVHGMDPNSQLSHLKSSISSYFGAAGRLACGEKYKVLARRVTLDGKVQYLVEWEGVTAS, encoded by the exons ATGAG AGACTCAGGGGTTGTggatcacctgtctgtccatcacAGAGCCCACCCCCTGCGGCAGCAGCAGGCTGTGCCCCTGTCCCCCACAAGCCTTTCTGCTAGGGGAGAGTATGGAGAAGACGACATGTCTGACAGGTTTACAGAGGGACAGGACGTCTTGGCCCGTTGGTCAGATGGCTTGTTCTATTTAGGGACAATCACCAAG ATAGATCGGGATAAACAGCgatgctttgttgtttttgaggATCGGTCAAAGTCTTGGGTTCTCTGGAAGGATATTCAGACAG GggatgaagatgatgaggatgatgaggatgatgacaTTGTGTGCTCCATATGCCAGGATGAAACTTCAGATGAACCCAATGAGATTGTCATTTGTGACAAGTGTGGACAAG GCTACCATCAGTTGTGCCACTCCCCCATCATCGATGCCTCTGTCATTGACTCGGATGACAAGTGGCTCTGCTCAGAATGTGAGCTCACTTCTATACCTAAG AGGGGGGGTGCACATAGGCGAGGAGTGTCTGCTAAAGGCTTTCTGCAGCACGAGCAGCAGCACATGGAACTGCACCTGTCCTTCCCATACTGTCTGGACACACTGGCGTGGGACCAGGGCCACAAAACTAACACCCAGCAGTGCTACTGCTACTGTGGAGGTCCAGGAGA TTGGTACCTGAAGATGCTGCAGTGTAACAGGTGTCAGCAGTGGTTCCATGAGGCGTGTCTCCATTGCTTACAGATGCCCATGCTCTACGGAGATAG gttttatctgtttatttgcTCCGTTTGCAATGGTGGACCAGAGTACCTCAGCCGATTGCCTCTCAGATG GGGGGATGTCGCACACCTGAGCCTGTACAACCTGAGTGTGATCCACAAGAAGAAGTACTTTGACTCTGAGATGGAGCTGATGACTTACATCAATGAAAACtggcagctgctgcagcttGGGGAG CTCGCCAACACTCCGAGATCAGAGCGATATGACCGCGTCCTGGAGGCattaaacaacaacagcagcat GTTCATGTCAGGCAAGGAGGTAAAGAAAAAGAAGCACTTGTTTGGGTTGAGGATCCGTTTCCCTCCTGCTCCCCCCAACTCTGATGAGCCAGTCAGCATAGTGATGGAGAGGGCTTCACATGAGATCACCATCAAGGGATGCAAGTCCACTAAAGGCATATCTGGCATGAG AAGTTGCAGTACTTTAACCAATGGCACagataagaagaagaaaaagaagaagaagaaaaagaggaagcaAGGAGCACACTCTCTGGAGACTCTGGCTAAACCACAACGCTCCAGTCATCTCTTAtcccag GAAATAAGAAAGCCTCTACCACTAGAGCCCCACACTTTGGATCACTTAACCTCTATCAA AAGCGACAGGTCTTTGCTGTCCTCAGATGTGGAATCAATAGGAGCCCTGAGCACCACAGAAACTACCTCAACTAGCATTTCAAGACAGTCAAG CCTCTGTAGCTCCACCAAGAAGCGCACGACAGCCTGCATCATGCCTGTTTCCTCTCCACCCTTAAAAAGGAAACGTGGGCGGCCACGACGGGCCCTGCAGCCCCCGAACCCAGAGATCCCCCCTCCCAGCCATGCAGACCCAAACCCCTCAGCTATGGAGGTGATGAGCCCACTCCCAGGCCTTCACTCCACACACATAGTTCACGGCATGGACCCCAATAGCCAGCTCTCCCACCTCAAGAGTTCCATCAGCAGCTATTTTGGAGCAGCAGGGCGGCTGGCTTGTGGGGAAAAGTACAAAGTCTTGGCGCGACGGGTCACCCTCGACGGCAAGGTGCAGTACCTGGTCGAGTGGGAAGGAGTCACTGCCTCGTAG
- the mtf2 gene encoding metal-response element-binding transcription factor 2 isoform X1: MTFQDSGVVDHLSVHHRAHPLRQQQAVPLSPTSLSARGEYGEDDMSDRFTEGQDVLARWSDGLFYLGTITKIDRDKQRCFVVFEDRSKSWVLWKDIQTGDEDDEDDEDDDIVCSICQDETSDEPNEIVICDKCGQGYHQLCHSPIIDASVIDSDDKWLCSECELTSIPKRGGAHRRGVSAKGFLQHEQQHMELHLSFPYCLDTLAWDQGHKTNTQQCYCYCGGPGDWYLKMLQCNRCQQWFHEACLHCLQMPMLYGDRFYLFICSVCNGGPEYLSRLPLRWGDVAHLSLYNLSVIHKKKYFDSEMELMTYINENWQLLQLGELANTPRSERYDRVLEALNNNSSMFMSGKEVKKKKHLFGLRIRFPPAPPNSDEPVSIVMERASHEITIKGCKSTKGISGMRSCSTLTNGTDKKKKKKKKKKRKQGAHSLETLAKPQRSSHLLSQEIRKPLPLEPHTLDHLTSIKSDRSLLSSDVESIGALSTTETTSTSISRQSSLCSSTKKRTTACIMPVSSPPLKRKRGRPRRALQPPNPEIPPPSHADPNPSAMEVMSPLPGLHSTHIVHGMDPNSQLSHLKSSISSYFGAAGRLACGEKYKVLARRVTLDGKVQYLVEWEGVTAS; encoded by the exons ATGACATTTCA AGACTCAGGGGTTGTggatcacctgtctgtccatcacAGAGCCCACCCCCTGCGGCAGCAGCAGGCTGTGCCCCTGTCCCCCACAAGCCTTTCTGCTAGGGGAGAGTATGGAGAAGACGACATGTCTGACAGGTTTACAGAGGGACAGGACGTCTTGGCCCGTTGGTCAGATGGCTTGTTCTATTTAGGGACAATCACCAAG ATAGATCGGGATAAACAGCgatgctttgttgtttttgaggATCGGTCAAAGTCTTGGGTTCTCTGGAAGGATATTCAGACAG GggatgaagatgatgaggatgatgaggatgatgacaTTGTGTGCTCCATATGCCAGGATGAAACTTCAGATGAACCCAATGAGATTGTCATTTGTGACAAGTGTGGACAAG GCTACCATCAGTTGTGCCACTCCCCCATCATCGATGCCTCTGTCATTGACTCGGATGACAAGTGGCTCTGCTCAGAATGTGAGCTCACTTCTATACCTAAG AGGGGGGGTGCACATAGGCGAGGAGTGTCTGCTAAAGGCTTTCTGCAGCACGAGCAGCAGCACATGGAACTGCACCTGTCCTTCCCATACTGTCTGGACACACTGGCGTGGGACCAGGGCCACAAAACTAACACCCAGCAGTGCTACTGCTACTGTGGAGGTCCAGGAGA TTGGTACCTGAAGATGCTGCAGTGTAACAGGTGTCAGCAGTGGTTCCATGAGGCGTGTCTCCATTGCTTACAGATGCCCATGCTCTACGGAGATAG gttttatctgtttatttgcTCCGTTTGCAATGGTGGACCAGAGTACCTCAGCCGATTGCCTCTCAGATG GGGGGATGTCGCACACCTGAGCCTGTACAACCTGAGTGTGATCCACAAGAAGAAGTACTTTGACTCTGAGATGGAGCTGATGACTTACATCAATGAAAACtggcagctgctgcagcttGGGGAG CTCGCCAACACTCCGAGATCAGAGCGATATGACCGCGTCCTGGAGGCattaaacaacaacagcagcat GTTCATGTCAGGCAAGGAGGTAAAGAAAAAGAAGCACTTGTTTGGGTTGAGGATCCGTTTCCCTCCTGCTCCCCCCAACTCTGATGAGCCAGTCAGCATAGTGATGGAGAGGGCTTCACATGAGATCACCATCAAGGGATGCAAGTCCACTAAAGGCATATCTGGCATGAG AAGTTGCAGTACTTTAACCAATGGCACagataagaagaagaaaaagaagaagaagaaaaagaggaagcaAGGAGCACACTCTCTGGAGACTCTGGCTAAACCACAACGCTCCAGTCATCTCTTAtcccag GAAATAAGAAAGCCTCTACCACTAGAGCCCCACACTTTGGATCACTTAACCTCTATCAA AAGCGACAGGTCTTTGCTGTCCTCAGATGTGGAATCAATAGGAGCCCTGAGCACCACAGAAACTACCTCAACTAGCATTTCAAGACAGTCAAG CCTCTGTAGCTCCACCAAGAAGCGCACGACAGCCTGCATCATGCCTGTTTCCTCTCCACCCTTAAAAAGGAAACGTGGGCGGCCACGACGGGCCCTGCAGCCCCCGAACCCAGAGATCCCCCCTCCCAGCCATGCAGACCCAAACCCCTCAGCTATGGAGGTGATGAGCCCACTCCCAGGCCTTCACTCCACACACATAGTTCACGGCATGGACCCCAATAGCCAGCTCTCCCACCTCAAGAGTTCCATCAGCAGCTATTTTGGAGCAGCAGGGCGGCTGGCTTGTGGGGAAAAGTACAAAGTCTTGGCGCGACGGGTCACCCTCGACGGCAAGGTGCAGTACCTGGTCGAGTGGGAAGGAGTCACTGCCTCGTAG